In one Aquila chrysaetos chrysaetos chromosome 24, bAquChr1.4, whole genome shotgun sequence genomic region, the following are encoded:
- the LOC115334948 gene encoding uncharacterized protein LOC115334948 isoform X1 — MNPPCTEAVPHVRHTEAFRVSHTASSIPLKMQQHKVQGQRNLHPRLDTFRMLCGGKKSYLAAAVCVITLTSMVTLSYLQLQRHSHLPKIIQEGSRCRGKITNSTITALKDNRTFIISPYFDDRESKVTRVIGIVHHEDVKQLYCWFCCQPDGKMYVSKAKIDVHSDRFGFPYGAADIVCLEPNNCEPTHVSIHQSPHGNTDQLPRFEIKNRKAETFSVDFTVCISAMFGNYNNVLQFIQSMEMYKILGVQKVVIYKNNCSHLMEKVLKFYMEEGTVEIIPWPINSHLKVSSKWHFMQDGTHIGYYGQITALNDCIYRNMQRSKFVVLIDADEIILPLKHPDWMTMMSSLQEQNPGTGIFLFENHIFPETISTHVFNISSWNTVPGVNILQHVHREPDRKDVINPRKMIIDPRKVIQTSVHSVLHAYGNSVNVPVDVALIYHCRVPLQGNLPRESLIRDTTLWRYNLSLIMNVNKVLYQTIL, encoded by the exons AACCCTCCATGTACAGAAGCTGTTCCACACGTCCGACATACAGAGGCATTCAGGGTGTCACATACAGCATCGTCCATCCCATTAAAG atgcAGCAGCATAAAGTGCAAGGACAAAGAAATTTGCATCCACGTTTAGATACATTCAGAATGTTGTGTGGTGGGAAAAAATCTTacttggctgctgctgtgtgtgttATTACTCTAACTTCAATGGTCACACTTTCTTATCTTCAGTTACAGAGACATTCTCACCTgccaaaaataattcaagaagGTAGCAGATGTAGAGGGAAAATTACCAATAGTACAATAACAGCATTAAAAGATAACAGAACTTTTATTATATCCCCATACTTTGatgacagagaaagcaaagtcaCTCGTGTGATTGGGATTGTTCACCATGAGGATGTAAAACAACTATACTGCTGGTTCTGCTGTCAGCCCGATGGAAAGATGTATgtatcaaaagcaaaaattgatGTTCACTCAGATAGATTTGGATTCCCTTACGGTGCAGCAGATATAGTTTGTTTGGAACCCAACAACTGTGAGCCAACACATGTATCGATTCATCAGTCTCCACATGGAAATACTGACCAGCTGCCAAGGTTTGAAATTAAAAACCGCAAGGCTGAGAccttttctgttgacttcactGTATGCATCTCTGCCATGTTTGGAAATTACAACAATGTCTTGCAGTTTATACAGAGTATGGAAATGTACAAGATTCTTGGGGTACAGAAAGTGGTGATCTATAAGAACAACTGCAGCCATCTGATGGAGAAAGTCTTGAAGTTTTATATGGAAGAAGGAACTGTAGAGATAATTCCCTGGCCAATAAACTCACACCTCAAGGTTTCTTCTAAATGGCATTTCATGCAAGATGGAACACACATTGGCTACTATGGACAAATCACAGCTTTAAATGACTGTATATACCGTAACATGCAGAGGAGCAAGTTTGTGGTTCTTATTGATGCTGATGAAATAATTCTTCCCCTTAAGCACCCAGACTGGATGACAATGATGAGCAGTCTTCAGGAGCAAAACCCGGGGACTGGCATTTTCCTCTTTGAGAACCATATCTTCCCAGAAACCATATCTACTCATGTGTTCAACATTTCATCCTGGAATACTGTGCCGGGTGTTAACATATTACAGCATGTTCACAGAGAGCCCGACAGGAAAGATGTAATCAATCCCAGGAAAATGATAATTGATCCGCGAAAGGTGATTCAGACTTCAGTCCACTCTGTCCTACATGCTTATGGCAACAGTGTGAATGTTCCCGTGGATGTTGCCCTCATTTATCACTGTCGGGTGCCCCTTCAAGGAAACCTTCCCAGAGAATCCCTCATCAGGGATACAACACTGTGGAGATATAACTTATCGTTAATCATGAATGTTAACAAGGTGCTATATCAAACCATACTGTAA
- the LOC115334948 gene encoding uncharacterized protein LOC115334948 isoform X2 produces MMQQHKVQGQRNLHPRLDTFRMLCGGKKSYLAAAVCVITLTSMVTLSYLQLQRHSHLPKIIQEGSRCRGKITNSTITALKDNRTFIISPYFDDRESKVTRVIGIVHHEDVKQLYCWFCCQPDGKMYVSKAKIDVHSDRFGFPYGAADIVCLEPNNCEPTHVSIHQSPHGNTDQLPRFEIKNRKAETFSVDFTVCISAMFGNYNNVLQFIQSMEMYKILGVQKVVIYKNNCSHLMEKVLKFYMEEGTVEIIPWPINSHLKVSSKWHFMQDGTHIGYYGQITALNDCIYRNMQRSKFVVLIDADEIILPLKHPDWMTMMSSLQEQNPGTGIFLFENHIFPETISTHVFNISSWNTVPGVNILQHVHREPDRKDVINPRKMIIDPRKVIQTSVHSVLHAYGNSVNVPVDVALIYHCRVPLQGNLPRESLIRDTTLWRYNLSLIMNVNKVLYQTIL; encoded by the coding sequence atgcAGCAGCATAAAGTGCAAGGACAAAGAAATTTGCATCCACGTTTAGATACATTCAGAATGTTGTGTGGTGGGAAAAAATCTTacttggctgctgctgtgtgtgttATTACTCTAACTTCAATGGTCACACTTTCTTATCTTCAGTTACAGAGACATTCTCACCTgccaaaaataattcaagaagGTAGCAGATGTAGAGGGAAAATTACCAATAGTACAATAACAGCATTAAAAGATAACAGAACTTTTATTATATCCCCATACTTTGatgacagagaaagcaaagtcaCTCGTGTGATTGGGATTGTTCACCATGAGGATGTAAAACAACTATACTGCTGGTTCTGCTGTCAGCCCGATGGAAAGATGTATgtatcaaaagcaaaaattgatGTTCACTCAGATAGATTTGGATTCCCTTACGGTGCAGCAGATATAGTTTGTTTGGAACCCAACAACTGTGAGCCAACACATGTATCGATTCATCAGTCTCCACATGGAAATACTGACCAGCTGCCAAGGTTTGAAATTAAAAACCGCAAGGCTGAGAccttttctgttgacttcactGTATGCATCTCTGCCATGTTTGGAAATTACAACAATGTCTTGCAGTTTATACAGAGTATGGAAATGTACAAGATTCTTGGGGTACAGAAAGTGGTGATCTATAAGAACAACTGCAGCCATCTGATGGAGAAAGTCTTGAAGTTTTATATGGAAGAAGGAACTGTAGAGATAATTCCCTGGCCAATAAACTCACACCTCAAGGTTTCTTCTAAATGGCATTTCATGCAAGATGGAACACACATTGGCTACTATGGACAAATCACAGCTTTAAATGACTGTATATACCGTAACATGCAGAGGAGCAAGTTTGTGGTTCTTATTGATGCTGATGAAATAATTCTTCCCCTTAAGCACCCAGACTGGATGACAATGATGAGCAGTCTTCAGGAGCAAAACCCGGGGACTGGCATTTTCCTCTTTGAGAACCATATCTTCCCAGAAACCATATCTACTCATGTGTTCAACATTTCATCCTGGAATACTGTGCCGGGTGTTAACATATTACAGCATGTTCACAGAGAGCCCGACAGGAAAGATGTAATCAATCCCAGGAAAATGATAATTGATCCGCGAAAGGTGATTCAGACTTCAGTCCACTCTGTCCTACATGCTTATGGCAACAGTGTGAATGTTCCCGTGGATGTTGCCCTCATTTATCACTGTCGGGTGCCCCTTCAAGGAAACCTTCCCAGAGAATCCCTCATCAGGGATACAACACTGTGGAGATATAACTTATCGTTAATCATGAATGTTAACAAGGTGCTATATCAAACCATACTGTAA
- the LOC115334948 gene encoding uncharacterized protein LOC115334948 isoform X3: MQQHKVQGQRNLHPRLDTFRMLCGGKKSYLAAAVCVITLTSMVTLSYLQLQRHSHLPKIIQEGSRCRGKITNSTITALKDNRTFIISPYFDDRESKVTRVIGIVHHEDVKQLYCWFCCQPDGKMYVSKAKIDVHSDRFGFPYGAADIVCLEPNNCEPTHVSIHQSPHGNTDQLPRFEIKNRKAETFSVDFTVCISAMFGNYNNVLQFIQSMEMYKILGVQKVVIYKNNCSHLMEKVLKFYMEEGTVEIIPWPINSHLKVSSKWHFMQDGTHIGYYGQITALNDCIYRNMQRSKFVVLIDADEIILPLKHPDWMTMMSSLQEQNPGTGIFLFENHIFPETISTHVFNISSWNTVPGVNILQHVHREPDRKDVINPRKMIIDPRKVIQTSVHSVLHAYGNSVNVPVDVALIYHCRVPLQGNLPRESLIRDTTLWRYNLSLIMNVNKVLYQTIL; encoded by the coding sequence atgcAGCAGCATAAAGTGCAAGGACAAAGAAATTTGCATCCACGTTTAGATACATTCAGAATGTTGTGTGGTGGGAAAAAATCTTacttggctgctgctgtgtgtgttATTACTCTAACTTCAATGGTCACACTTTCTTATCTTCAGTTACAGAGACATTCTCACCTgccaaaaataattcaagaagGTAGCAGATGTAGAGGGAAAATTACCAATAGTACAATAACAGCATTAAAAGATAACAGAACTTTTATTATATCCCCATACTTTGatgacagagaaagcaaagtcaCTCGTGTGATTGGGATTGTTCACCATGAGGATGTAAAACAACTATACTGCTGGTTCTGCTGTCAGCCCGATGGAAAGATGTATgtatcaaaagcaaaaattgatGTTCACTCAGATAGATTTGGATTCCCTTACGGTGCAGCAGATATAGTTTGTTTGGAACCCAACAACTGTGAGCCAACACATGTATCGATTCATCAGTCTCCACATGGAAATACTGACCAGCTGCCAAGGTTTGAAATTAAAAACCGCAAGGCTGAGAccttttctgttgacttcactGTATGCATCTCTGCCATGTTTGGAAATTACAACAATGTCTTGCAGTTTATACAGAGTATGGAAATGTACAAGATTCTTGGGGTACAGAAAGTGGTGATCTATAAGAACAACTGCAGCCATCTGATGGAGAAAGTCTTGAAGTTTTATATGGAAGAAGGAACTGTAGAGATAATTCCCTGGCCAATAAACTCACACCTCAAGGTTTCTTCTAAATGGCATTTCATGCAAGATGGAACACACATTGGCTACTATGGACAAATCACAGCTTTAAATGACTGTATATACCGTAACATGCAGAGGAGCAAGTTTGTGGTTCTTATTGATGCTGATGAAATAATTCTTCCCCTTAAGCACCCAGACTGGATGACAATGATGAGCAGTCTTCAGGAGCAAAACCCGGGGACTGGCATTTTCCTCTTTGAGAACCATATCTTCCCAGAAACCATATCTACTCATGTGTTCAACATTTCATCCTGGAATACTGTGCCGGGTGTTAACATATTACAGCATGTTCACAGAGAGCCCGACAGGAAAGATGTAATCAATCCCAGGAAAATGATAATTGATCCGCGAAAGGTGATTCAGACTTCAGTCCACTCTGTCCTACATGCTTATGGCAACAGTGTGAATGTTCCCGTGGATGTTGCCCTCATTTATCACTGTCGGGTGCCCCTTCAAGGAAACCTTCCCAGAGAATCCCTCATCAGGGATACAACACTGTGGAGATATAACTTATCGTTAATCATGAATGTTAACAAGGTGCTATATCAAACCATACTGTAA
- the FBXW2 gene encoding F-box/WD repeat-containing protein 2 isoform X2 — MKQLKDHEAFETSSLIGHSARVYALYYKDGLLCTGSDDLSAKLWDVSTGQCIYGIQTHTCAAVKFDEQKLVTGSFDNTVACWEWSSGAKTQHFRGHTGAVFSVDYNDELDILVSGSADFTVKVWALSTGTCLNTLTGHTEWVTKVVLQKCKVKSLMHSPGDYILLSADKYEIKIWPIGREINCKCLKTLSVSEDRSISLQPRLHFDGKYIVCSSALGLYQWDFASYDILRVIKPPDFSNVSLLGFGEIFALLFDNRYLYIMDLRTEKLISRWPLPEYRKSKRGSSFLAGEMSWLNGLNGQNDMGLVFATSMPDHSIHLVLWKEHG; from the exons ATGAAGCAACTGAAGGACCACGAAGCCTTTGAGACATCCTCTTTAATTGGACACAGTGCCAGAGTATATGCACTTTACTATAAAGATGGACTTCTGTGTACAG GATCAGATGACTTGTCTGCAAAACTGTGGGATGTAAGCACAGGTCAGTGCATATATGGTATCCAGACACACACTTGTGCTGCAGTGAAGTTTGATGAACAAAAGCTTGTAACAGGATCTTTTGATAACACAGTAGCCTGTTGGGAATGGAGCTCTGGGGCAAAGACACAGCATTTTAGAGGACATACTGGTGCAG TTTTTAGTGTGGATTACAATGATGAACTTGATATTCTGGTCAGTGGCTCTGCAGACTTCACTGTGAAAGTATGGGCCTTATCAACAGGAACGTGCCTGAATACCCTTACTGGACACACAGAATGGGTCACTAAG GTAGTTTTGCAGAAGTGCAAAGTCAAGTCTCTTATGCATAGTCCTGGGGATTATATTCTTCTAAGTGCAGATAAGTATGAAATCAAG ATTTGGCCTATTGGAAGGGAAATAAACTGCAAGTGCTTAAAAACACTGTCCGTTTCTGAAGATCGCAGCATCTCCCTACAGCCCAGACTGCACTTTGATGGTAAATACATAGTGTGCAGTTCAGCCCTAGGATTATACCAGTGGGACTTTGCTAGCTATGATATTCTCAG GGTTATCAAACCTCCTGACTTCTCAAATGTGTCCTTGCTGGGCTTTGGAGAGATATTTGCTCTACTGTTTGATAACAGATACCTGTATATAATGGACTTGAGGACAGAAAAACTGATAAGCCGCTGGCCTCTTCCAGAGTATAGGAAGTCAAAGAGAGGCTCAAGCTTTTTGGCTGGTGAAATGTCTTGGTTAAATGGACTAAATGGCCAAAATGATATGGGCTTGGTTTTTGCCACGAGTATGCCGGACCATAGTATCCATTTGGTGTTATGGAAAGAACATGGCTGA
- the FBXW2 gene encoding F-box/WD repeat-containing protein 2 isoform X1: MEKKDFEAWLDNISITFLSLTDLQKNETLDHLISLSGAVQLRHLSNNLEILLKRDFLKLLPLELSFYLLKWLDPQTLLTCCLVSKQWNKVISACTEVWQTACKNLGWQIDDSVQDPLHWKKVYLKAILRMKQLKDHEAFETSSLIGHSARVYALYYKDGLLCTGSDDLSAKLWDVSTGQCIYGIQTHTCAAVKFDEQKLVTGSFDNTVACWEWSSGAKTQHFRGHTGAVFSVDYNDELDILVSGSADFTVKVWALSTGTCLNTLTGHTEWVTKVVLQKCKVKSLMHSPGDYILLSADKYEIKIWPIGREINCKCLKTLSVSEDRSISLQPRLHFDGKYIVCSSALGLYQWDFASYDILRVIKPPDFSNVSLLGFGEIFALLFDNRYLYIMDLRTEKLISRWPLPEYRKSKRGSSFLAGEMSWLNGLNGQNDMGLVFATSMPDHSIHLVLWKEHG, translated from the exons ATGGAGAAAAAGGACTTTGAAGCATGGCTTGATAACATTtctattacatttctttctctgacggacttgcagaaaaatgaaactctGGATCACCTGATTAGCTTGAGTGGAGCAGTCCAGCTCAGGCACCTCTCCAATAATCTAGAGATTCTCCTCAAGAGGGACTTCCTCAAACTTCTTCCATTGGAACTTAGTTTTTATCTGTTAAAATGGCTTGATCCTCAGACCTTACTCACATGTTGCCTCGTCTCTAAGCAGTGGAATAAGGTTATAAGTGCCTGTACAGAGGTGTGGCAGACTGCATGTAAGAATTTGGGTTGGCAAATAGATGACTCTGTTCAGGATCCTCTACATTGGAAGAAGGTTTACCTAAAGGCTATTCTAAGGATGAAGCAACTGAAGGACCACGAAGCCTTTGAGACATCCTCTTTAATTGGACACAGTGCCAGAGTATATGCACTTTACTATAAAGATGGACTTCTGTGTACAG GATCAGATGACTTGTCTGCAAAACTGTGGGATGTAAGCACAGGTCAGTGCATATATGGTATCCAGACACACACTTGTGCTGCAGTGAAGTTTGATGAACAAAAGCTTGTAACAGGATCTTTTGATAACACAGTAGCCTGTTGGGAATGGAGCTCTGGGGCAAAGACACAGCATTTTAGAGGACATACTGGTGCAG TTTTTAGTGTGGATTACAATGATGAACTTGATATTCTGGTCAGTGGCTCTGCAGACTTCACTGTGAAAGTATGGGCCTTATCAACAGGAACGTGCCTGAATACCCTTACTGGACACACAGAATGGGTCACTAAG GTAGTTTTGCAGAAGTGCAAAGTCAAGTCTCTTATGCATAGTCCTGGGGATTATATTCTTCTAAGTGCAGATAAGTATGAAATCAAG ATTTGGCCTATTGGAAGGGAAATAAACTGCAAGTGCTTAAAAACACTGTCCGTTTCTGAAGATCGCAGCATCTCCCTACAGCCCAGACTGCACTTTGATGGTAAATACATAGTGTGCAGTTCAGCCCTAGGATTATACCAGTGGGACTTTGCTAGCTATGATATTCTCAG GGTTATCAAACCTCCTGACTTCTCAAATGTGTCCTTGCTGGGCTTTGGAGAGATATTTGCTCTACTGTTTGATAACAGATACCTGTATATAATGGACTTGAGGACAGAAAAACTGATAAGCCGCTGGCCTCTTCCAGAGTATAGGAAGTCAAAGAGAGGCTCAAGCTTTTTGGCTGGTGAAATGTCTTGGTTAAATGGACTAAATGGCCAAAATGATATGGGCTTGGTTTTTGCCACGAGTATGCCGGACCATAGTATCCATTTGGTGTTATGGAAAGAACATGGCTGA
- the SLC2A8 gene encoding solute carrier family 2, facilitated glucose transporter member 8 isoform X1 produces the protein MAAEESRCLLGHAASDSCPRVQNKKLYLATFAAVLGPLSFGFVLGYSSPVIPELRKISDPKLRMDSSQASWFGSVVTLGAAAGGILGGYLVDKVGRKLSLMLCSIPYVFGYIVIISAQNLWMLYFGRTLTGLASGITSLVVPVYISEVSHPKVRGMLGSCVQLMVVTGILGAYVAGVTLKWRWLAVLCSFPSCIMLLFMSFMPETPRFLLNRNKRSEAIASLRFLRGPQADHEWECRQIEAGVQEEGLNLSEFKNPSIYRPLLTGVALMFFQQVTGINAVMFYAETIFEDANFKVTGDSRMASVVVGSIQVCFTAVAALTIDKTGRKVLLYISGIIMALSTALFGLYFKMVLSNQNNSSNPDTWFTLNSASPGTESGISWLAVVCLGLFVAGFALGWGPVPWLVISEIFPLKARGILSGACVLTNWVMAFLVTKEFHDFIGFLTSSGTFWLFSAFCCLNITFTAFYVPETKGQTLEQIEAYFRRS, from the exons ATGGCTGCAGAGGAGTCTCGCTGCCTGCTGGGCCACGCCGCTTCGGACTCTTGCCCCAG GGTGCAGAACAAGAAGCTGTACCTGGCCACGTTCGCTGCTGTCCTGGGACCCCTGAGCTTTGGCTTCGTGCTAGGCTATAGCTCACCTGTTATTCCAGAGCTGAGGAAGATCAGCGATCCTAAATTAAGAATGGACAGCAGTCAAGCCTCGTGGTTTGGG TCAGTAGTAACATTAGGAGCTGCTGCCGGAGGAATACTAGGAGGCTATCTTGTGGATAAAGTTGGGAGAAAGCTGAGTCTAATGCTGTGCTCAATACCATACGTTTTTGGATATATAGTTATTATATCTGCTCAGAATCTTTGGATGCTTTATTTTGGACGAACGCTGACAGGCTTAGCCAGTGGAATTACTTCGCTTGTCGTTCCA GTGTATATATCTGAAGTATCACATCCTAAAGTCCGTGGTATGCTTGGCTCTTGTGTTCAGTTGATGGTGGTTACTGGCATACTGGGAGCCTACGTTGCAG GAGTAACACTAAAATGGCGCTGGCTAGCAGTGTTGTGTTCTTTTCCATCCTGCATAATGCTGTTGTTCATGTCCTTCATGCCTGAAACACCAAGATTTCTGCTGAATCGGAACAAACGCTCAGAAGCCATAGCCTCTTTGCGCTTTCTGCGGGGACCACAAGCGGACCATGAATGGGAATGTAGGCAGATTGAAGCTGGTGTTCAGGAAGAG GGACTGAATCTCTCTGAATTTAAGAACCCCTCAATCTACAGGCCACTTCTTACTGGTGTGGCTCTCATGTTCTTCCAGCAAGTAACAGGCATTAATGCAGTTATGTTTTATGCAGAAACTATCTTTGAAGATGCAAACTTCAAGGTAACTGGG GACAGCAGAATGGCTTCTGTTGTTGTGGGTTCTATACAAGTATGTTTCACTGCTGTGGCTGCACTTACCATAGATAAAACTGGACGAAAAGTGCTGCTTTACATATCTG GGATAATCATGGCGCTCAGTACTGCATTGTTTGGGCTTTACTTTAAAATGGTCCTTTCAAATCAAAACAACTCATCAAATCCTGATACATGGTTCACTCTAAATTCAGCATCCCCAGGAACAGAAAGCGGCATATCCTGGCTTGCAGTAGTGTGCCTAGGGCTCTTCGTTGCTG GTTTTGCCCTTGGCTGGGGTCCTGTTCCATGGCTGGTGATATCTGAAATCTTCCCACTTAAAGCTAGAGGCATATTGAGTGGTGCTTGTGTGTTAACAAACTGGGTTATGGCCTTCTTGGTAACCAAAGAATTTCATGATTTTATA GGTTTCTTAACATCCTCTGGCACGTTCTGGCTCTTCTCTGCATTCTGCTGCCTCAATATAACTTTTACAGCCTTTTATGTTCCTGAAACAAAAGGACAGACCCTGGAACAAATTGAGGCCTACTTCAGAAGATCTTAA
- the SLC2A8 gene encoding solute carrier family 2, facilitated glucose transporter member 8 isoform X2, translated as MAAEESRCLLGHAASDSCPRVQNKKLYLATFAAVLGPLSFGFVLGYSSPVIPELRKISDPKLRMDSSQASWFGSVVTLGAAAGGILGGYLVDKVGRKLSLMLCSIPYVFGYIVIISAQNLWMLYFGRTLTGLASGITSLVVPVYISEVSHPKVRGMLGSCVQLMVVTGILGAYVAGVTLKWRWLAVLCSFPSCIMLLFMSFMPETPRFLLNRNKRSEAIASLRFLRGPQADHEWECRQIEAGVQEEGLNLSEFKNPSIYRPLLTGVALMFFQQVTGINAVMFYAETIFEDANFKDSRMASVVVGSIQVCFTAVAALTIDKTGRKVLLYISGIIMALSTALFGLYFKMVLSNQNNSSNPDTWFTLNSASPGTESGISWLAVVCLGLFVAGFALGWGPVPWLVISEIFPLKARGILSGACVLTNWVMAFLVTKEFHDFIGFLTSSGTFWLFSAFCCLNITFTAFYVPETKGQTLEQIEAYFRRS; from the exons ATGGCTGCAGAGGAGTCTCGCTGCCTGCTGGGCCACGCCGCTTCGGACTCTTGCCCCAG GGTGCAGAACAAGAAGCTGTACCTGGCCACGTTCGCTGCTGTCCTGGGACCCCTGAGCTTTGGCTTCGTGCTAGGCTATAGCTCACCTGTTATTCCAGAGCTGAGGAAGATCAGCGATCCTAAATTAAGAATGGACAGCAGTCAAGCCTCGTGGTTTGGG TCAGTAGTAACATTAGGAGCTGCTGCCGGAGGAATACTAGGAGGCTATCTTGTGGATAAAGTTGGGAGAAAGCTGAGTCTAATGCTGTGCTCAATACCATACGTTTTTGGATATATAGTTATTATATCTGCTCAGAATCTTTGGATGCTTTATTTTGGACGAACGCTGACAGGCTTAGCCAGTGGAATTACTTCGCTTGTCGTTCCA GTGTATATATCTGAAGTATCACATCCTAAAGTCCGTGGTATGCTTGGCTCTTGTGTTCAGTTGATGGTGGTTACTGGCATACTGGGAGCCTACGTTGCAG GAGTAACACTAAAATGGCGCTGGCTAGCAGTGTTGTGTTCTTTTCCATCCTGCATAATGCTGTTGTTCATGTCCTTCATGCCTGAAACACCAAGATTTCTGCTGAATCGGAACAAACGCTCAGAAGCCATAGCCTCTTTGCGCTTTCTGCGGGGACCACAAGCGGACCATGAATGGGAATGTAGGCAGATTGAAGCTGGTGTTCAGGAAGAG GGACTGAATCTCTCTGAATTTAAGAACCCCTCAATCTACAGGCCACTTCTTACTGGTGTGGCTCTCATGTTCTTCCAGCAAGTAACAGGCATTAATGCAGTTATGTTTTATGCAGAAACTATCTTTGAAGATGCAAACTTCAAG GACAGCAGAATGGCTTCTGTTGTTGTGGGTTCTATACAAGTATGTTTCACTGCTGTGGCTGCACTTACCATAGATAAAACTGGACGAAAAGTGCTGCTTTACATATCTG GGATAATCATGGCGCTCAGTACTGCATTGTTTGGGCTTTACTTTAAAATGGTCCTTTCAAATCAAAACAACTCATCAAATCCTGATACATGGTTCACTCTAAATTCAGCATCCCCAGGAACAGAAAGCGGCATATCCTGGCTTGCAGTAGTGTGCCTAGGGCTCTTCGTTGCTG GTTTTGCCCTTGGCTGGGGTCCTGTTCCATGGCTGGTGATATCTGAAATCTTCCCACTTAAAGCTAGAGGCATATTGAGTGGTGCTTGTGTGTTAACAAACTGGGTTATGGCCTTCTTGGTAACCAAAGAATTTCATGATTTTATA GGTTTCTTAACATCCTCTGGCACGTTCTGGCTCTTCTCTGCATTCTGCTGCCTCAATATAACTTTTACAGCCTTTTATGTTCCTGAAACAAAAGGACAGACCCTGGAACAAATTGAGGCCTACTTCAGAAGATCTTAA